One Nostoc sp. CENA543 genomic window, ACTGTTTTTGCCTGTGCGATCAATTCGTGTAGTTCAATGTATGAGTAGGGTGCGATTTGTGCTGCTATGCCTTGGTGGTTAGCTTGATATGTAATTTGATCTAGACGTTTCGGGTCTACTTCATCAATGACTGTACCGTTTTCTTTAGCTTGGAGAATGAGATTATGAAACCGGGGATCATAACGCAAACGAGATGTTACCCAAATACGATTGAGTTCTCGTTGATTTTCTAGAGCTGTTAAGACTGGATGACGACCGTAGATAATGTCGCTGTCTTCTGTTGTGGATTTGGGAGCAACTGTAGGAGGGGTAAATTGACGACGGGGGTGTGATGAGTGGGAATTACTCTCCCCTTTGTGGGGATGGCGCGGTGAAGTCGTGATTACACGCTTACCTTTGAGTTTTAACACTGACCCGCGATTAGGTTCGCTATTGGTCTTGATTTTTTTAGGTTTACTGTTCATAGGAGTTTTAGGTACAAAGCATGAGTAAACGTGCCGATTCTCGTCTTGACTGAACCATTACTGACTGATTTTCCGATCTTGGAGATTAAAATAATGATTTATTTCTCTGGATGGATTTTTTGCAATAGTTCGGTTAAACGTGGCAAATCGGTGAGATATAAGTAGCCAATTAAAGTCTCTAGACTTGTTGCTTGTTGATATATTTCAGGATTAACTCTTTTAGGTCTTCCTGTGGCGGCGTTACGGCCTCGCCGGACAATATCTAATTCAGTTGTTGTCAAGTAAGGAGTTAGCGATCGCAAATGTAGCGCTTGTGTTTCTGCTCTTACCTGCGCTACTACCAGTCTATGATAAGCATCTTGCCGTTGTAGTGGTAGCAGGTAATACATTCTAGCATAAAGCTCATAGATTGCATCCCCTAAATATGCTAGAGCAGAGGGTGAGATTTGCTGTATTTGTCCCTGAGAAATTTGTTGTGTGAACTGTGCTGTGTGTGCTAAGAGTGAGTCAGTCCAAGATGTATCTATTGGGGGATGTTCATCTTTACCATCTAATAACTCTTCCTCCTTTGACTTCACAACTTAAATATTCCTTAGCTGATTGAATTTATATAGTATTTGTCTTGTAAAAATTCTCAAATCGGTTCTATTCTCTCACAACGGTGCTGTATTTATAGACTGATTATGTAGAAAACTATCAGGATTATTTGACAATTTTATCGCTATTTTTATACAGAATAAAAGTTTTCTCTTTCTGATTACATATTTCTAAATCTGCTGGCTTTTCCCTCTCCCATTGGGAGGGGGAAAAGCCAGAGTATCGTAAAATTAAGCTATCCCATACATTGTTCGGAATAGCTTAATTAATTATTCGGCCAAGCGATCAAGACTGCTTGATGTTGTCTAGAGCTGCTTCAACAGAGGTTTGCAGCGAGAGAAACTTCTCTAAGCGCACAAGCTTGACCGTTTGAGTTACACGGGCGTTAGTGACGATTTGCAAAGTTCCTTCGCCGTTTTGAGCTTGCTTGGCTAGCTGTACCAAAGCACCCAAACCAGAACTATCGACAAAATCAATTTGTGAAAGATCCAGAATGATGTGCTTTGGGCCTTCTTCAATTTTATTGCCTAGAACTTTGCGAAATGTCGGTTCAGAAAAGGCATCTAACAAACCTGTGAGGCGGAATAGCTGATAATTATCCCGTGCTTCACGAGTACCTCTCAGGCTGACGGTTAGATTTAGTGGTTCAGCAATAATTCCCTCCTCATGGTTAAAGTAAACGCTCAAGTATAGATGGTTTTTAGGCTTGTTGTCTATAGCCTGTTGGGGTATGAAAGGCAAAAGGCAAAAGGCAAAAATAAAAAGAGAATTCTTTTACCTTTTTACTTTTTACTTTTTACTTTTTACTTCTCTAGTCCTTTTTTAACTCACTTGAGCTGTAGTTGCTTGTCGTGCTGTTCGCATAGCTTGGACGAACTGCTCAAACAAGTAATCAGCGTCATGAGGGCCTGGACTAGCTTCTGGGTGGTACTGCACTGAGAAGATGGGCAAGGATTTGTGCTTTAATCCTGCAACAGTGCGATCGTTTAAGTTGAGGTGACTCACTTCCACAACTGCTTGCGGTAAGGAATCAGGATCAATCGCAAAGCTGTGGTTTTGGCTGGTAATCTCTATCCTTTGTGTCAACCCCGCAGGTTGGTTTAAACCCCGATGGCCGAATTTTAGCTTAAAGGTTTCTGCTCCCAAGGCATGACCCAAGATTTGGTGTCCCATACAAATACCAAAAATTGGTTTTTGACTTTGCAGCAAGGTTTTAGCTGTGGCTATACCTTCGGCAACTGCGGCTGGATCGCCAGGCCCGTTGGAAAGGAAGATACCATCTGGATTGTATTGAAGAATTTCTGCGGCTGGTGTATCGGCAGGTACAACAATCACGCGACAACCATAACTAGCCAAGCGGCGGAGAATATTGCGTTTCACACCAAAATCTAGGGCGACAACTGTCAAAGATTCTTGTTGATTGCTGGTTGTGGCTGGCTTAAATTCCCAAGCCGGGATTGTGGGATCTGACCATTCATACACTTGGCGCGTCGTCACTTCTCGGACGAGATTTAACCCTGCCATGTTGGGGGCTGCTTGTACCTGTTCTAATAATTCTGCTTCATCTAAGATTTCTGTAGAAATACCACCATTCATTGCGCCATACATCCGAATTTTGCGGGTGAGGGCGCGGGTGTCTATGCCATAGATCCCTGGAATTTGGTGTTGTTGCAGGTAGTCTGGTAGGGATTGTGACGATCGCCAGTTACTCGGTTGATGACAAATATTGCGCGCGATCGCACCGCGTACCTGTGGCTTGGCTGATTCTTCGTCTTCTGGATTAACGCCAGTATTCCCCAATTCAGGATAGGTGAACACGACTATTTGACCGCAGTAACTGGGGTCAGTCAAGACTTCTTGATATCCAGTCATGCCAGTGTTAAACACGACTTCGCCGATGGTTGTTCCTGTCGCACCGAAAGACCAACCTCGGTAAGCAGTGCCATCTGCCAAAACTAGTAGAGCAGGAATTGTGTCAGACGGGGGCATATAAATTCAAAATTCAAAATTCAAAATTCAAAATCCACAAAGGGCAGGGGTTATGGGGCATGGGGTCAAGTTTTACTTGTTTTCCTCTGCTTTTTATCCCAACCTTGTTTTCTTCTAGTACCTAGTACAGCAGGGACTAAAAACATTGAGTTAGCTAGAAAGCTCACAAA contains:
- the carA gene encoding glutamine-hydrolyzing carbamoyl-phosphate synthase small subunit, with amino-acid sequence MPPSDTIPALLVLADGTAYRGWSFGATGTTIGEVVFNTGMTGYQEVLTDPSYCGQIVVFTYPELGNTGVNPEDEESAKPQVRGAIARNICHQPSNWRSSQSLPDYLQQHQIPGIYGIDTRALTRKIRMYGAMNGGISTEILDEAELLEQVQAAPNMAGLNLVREVTTRQVYEWSDPTIPAWEFKPATTSNQQESLTVVALDFGVKRNILRRLASYGCRVIVVPADTPAAEILQYNPDGIFLSNGPGDPAAVAEGIATAKTLLQSQKPIFGICMGHQILGHALGAETFKLKFGHRGLNQPAGLTQRIEITSQNHSFAIDPDSLPQAVVEVSHLNLNDRTVAGLKHKSLPIFSVQYHPEASPGPHDADYLFEQFVQAMRTARQATTAQVS
- a CDS encoding STAS domain-containing protein — encoded protein: MSVYFNHEEGIIAEPLNLTVSLRGTREARDNYQLFRLTGLLDAFSEPTFRKVLGNKIEEGPKHIILDLSQIDFVDSSGLGALVQLAKQAQNGEGTLQIVTNARVTQTVKLVRLEKFLSLQTSVEAALDNIKQS
- a CDS encoding Mini-ribonuclease 3; this translates as MKSKEEELLDGKDEHPPIDTSWTDSLLAHTAQFTQQISQGQIQQISPSALAYLGDAIYELYARMYYLLPLQRQDAYHRLVVAQVRAETQALHLRSLTPYLTTTELDIVRRGRNAATGRPKRVNPEIYQQATSLETLIGYLYLTDLPRLTELLQKIHPEK